A genomic window from Sporosarcina sp. Marseille-Q4063 includes:
- a CDS encoding carbohydrate ABC transporter permease, with protein sequence MISIFYFYPMIQAFILSFQSGSGTNLSFVGLDNYKRVFTDPTFIAAFKNTFIYLLVQVPMMILLGLFLSVLLNDPKLRFKSLFRIAIFLPCVTSLVAYSVIFKDLFAVNGLINKLLLQFSIVPEAINWLADPFWAKVTIIIAITWRWTGYNMIFYLSGLQNIDQSIYEAAKIDGASSFQQFFKITIPMLKPIILFTSITSTIGTLQIFDEVMNITRGGPGNSTTSISQYIYNLSFKYTPDFGYAATVSYFVVIAIVIFAALQFKLAGDKK encoded by the coding sequence ATGATTAGTATATTTTACTTTTATCCAATGATTCAAGCATTTATTCTTTCATTTCAATCGGGATCAGGAACAAATCTAAGTTTTGTTGGACTAGATAACTATAAGCGTGTCTTTACCGATCCGACATTTATTGCTGCTTTTAAAAACACATTTATTTATCTGTTAGTACAAGTTCCTATGATGATACTTTTAGGGTTGTTTTTATCCGTTCTCTTAAATGATCCTAAATTAAGGTTTAAAAGTTTATTCCGTATCGCAATATTTTTACCTTGTGTTACATCGCTTGTTGCATACTCGGTTATCTTTAAAGACTTATTCGCGGTTAATGGACTCATAAACAAACTTCTATTACAATTTTCAATTGTACCGGAAGCCATTAATTGGTTAGCAGATCCATTTTGGGCGAAAGTCACGATTATAATTGCGATTACATGGAGATGGACAGGATATAATATGATATTTTATCTATCAGGCTTACAAAATATTGATCAATCCATATATGAAGCTGCAAAAATCGATGGTGCATCTTCATTTCAACAATTTTTCAAAATTACAATCCCAATGTTAAAACCCATTATTTTATTTACATCAATTACATCAACAATAGGAACGTTACAGATATTTGATGAAGTAATGAACATTACGAGGGGTGGTCCAGGCAATTCGACCACATCCATTTCTCAATACATATATAATCTTTCCTTTAAGTATACACCGGACTTTGGCTATGCAGCGACGGTATCATACTTTGTCGTTATCGCTATTGTAATATTCGCGGCATTACAGTTTAAGTTAGCAGGTGATAAAAAATGA
- a CDS encoding carbohydrate ABC transporter permease: MKKIKRIFTYLFLTFAAIISIFPFFWMIVSATNKSIDVSKGKLIPGSHLIENLKNLIETVDIAPALTNSAIISVSTTILSLIIASLAGYAFEIYSSKKKDIVFNILLISMMIPFAALMVPLYRMFGSISTVAPFIGMDTLTAVMLPTLTTAFLIFFFRQNTKMFAKELVEAGRIDGLSELGIFFRIYMPTMKTTYAAAAIITFMNSWNNYLWPLVVLQSPEKQTIPLLISNLGSSYAPDYGVIMLTIVIATLPTALIFFLMQRHFVAGMMGSVK; the protein is encoded by the coding sequence ATGAAGAAAATAAAAAGGATATTTACATATCTCTTCTTAACATTCGCGGCGATAATTTCTATATTCCCATTTTTTTGGATGATTGTCAGTGCAACAAATAAATCGATTGATGTGTCTAAAGGGAAGTTAATTCCCGGAAGTCATTTAATTGAAAATCTTAAAAATTTAATTGAAACTGTTGATATTGCTCCTGCACTGACAAATTCAGCAATTATCTCGGTGTCAACAACAATCTTGTCCTTGATAATCGCTTCGTTGGCTGGCTATGCTTTTGAGATATACAGTAGTAAGAAAAAAGATATTGTATTTAACATATTACTGATTTCAATGATGATTCCATTTGCAGCATTGATGGTACCGTTATACCGAATGTTCGGTTCAATATCTACGGTGGCACCATTCATAGGAATGGACACATTAACAGCTGTGATGCTACCAACATTAACAACCGCATTTCTTATTTTCTTTTTCAGGCAAAACACTAAGATGTTTGCAAAGGAATTGGTTGAAGCAGGCAGAATAGATGGTTTGAGTGAACTGGGTATATTCTTCCGTATTTATATGCCAACAATGAAAACGACGTATGCAGCTGCAGCTATCATTACATTTATGAATAGCTGGAATAATTACTTGTGGCCACTGGTTGTTTTACAATCACCTGAAAAACAAACAATCCCGTTACTAATATCAAACCTGGGTTCAAGTTATGCACCTGATTATGGTGTAATTATGTTAACAATTGTAATTGCGACATTACCGACGGCACTGATCTTTTTCCTAATGCAGAGACACTTTGTGGCTGGAATGATGGGATCAGTGAAGTAA
- a CDS encoding sugar phosphate isomerase/epimerase produces the protein MKSTPIALQMYSLRDESEKDFIGTLKKVSDMGYDGIEFAGYGGLAADVLKKELDELGLKAASSHIPLTTLEQEQELEEIISYQHVLGCKNIVCPYLPPERQKKDDYYNLLPILNKIGKRCFEEGINFSYHNHDFELIQLDNGKKPLELLLEETNPEWVQTEFDVYWLTKAGENPVEWIERYHNRTPLIHLKDMTTDGEQFFAELGTGGVDIDGVLTQGSKSNVEWWVIEQDQSRRTPLESVKISLDYLKQKLSTST, from the coding sequence ATGAAAAGTACACCAATTGCTCTTCAAATGTATTCATTACGAGATGAAAGTGAGAAAGATTTTATTGGCACATTAAAAAAAGTATCTGATATGGGTTATGACGGAATCGAATTTGCAGGCTATGGGGGATTAGCTGCAGATGTATTGAAAAAGGAATTGGATGAGCTCGGTTTAAAAGCAGCATCTAGCCACATTCCACTTACTACATTAGAGCAAGAACAAGAATTGGAAGAAATAATTAGCTATCAGCATGTTTTAGGTTGTAAAAACATTGTTTGTCCTTATCTTCCGCCGGAAAGGCAAAAAAAAGATGACTATTACAATCTGCTTCCAATCTTAAACAAGATCGGAAAGCGGTGTTTTGAGGAAGGCATAAATTTCTCCTATCATAATCATGACTTTGAATTAATTCAATTGGATAACGGAAAAAAACCACTTGAATTATTACTAGAAGAAACAAATCCAGAATGGGTTCAAACAGAATTTGATGTTTATTGGTTAACAAAAGCTGGCGAGAATCCGGTCGAGTGGATTGAACGTTATCATAATAGGACTCCATTAATTCATTTGAAAGATATGACTACTGATGGTGAACAGTTTTTTGCAGAATTGGGTACTGGTGGAGTAGATATTGACGGGGTTTTAACACAAGGAAGCAAGTCAAACGTTGAGTGGTGGGTAATAGAACAAGATCAAAGCAGACGGACTCCGCTGGAAAGTGTCAAGATTAGCCTTGATTATTTAAAACAGAAGCTTTCAACAAGCACTTAA
- a CDS encoding Gfo/Idh/MocA family protein has product MSKLKIGVIGCGSIAKLRHLPEYAANNEVEIVAVCDIVEERVKETAAMYHAKAYTNYEELLLDESIDAISVCLPNYLHATVSIAASNAGKHVLCEKPMATSRDEAERMIEAASKNNKKLMIGHNQRFVPSHEKARQLIANGELGKIYSFRTAFGHSGPESWSVDGRNSWFFNKEEAFIGAMGDLGVHKTDLMRYLLDEEFQEVAGFVETNAKKDTEVDDNAVCVLKTESGIIGTLAASWAYSPNSDNSTVIYGEKAILRLEDDPKYSLIAQYTNGEVVKYELGAIQSNEEGGQHTSHVIDHFVSAIVNDTEVAISGEEGMKSLEVVLAALESNQNKTIVRI; this is encoded by the coding sequence ATGAGTAAATTAAAAATAGGTGTAATAGGATGCGGGAGTATTGCTAAATTGCGCCATCTTCCAGAATATGCTGCGAATAATGAGGTTGAAATTGTTGCGGTGTGTGACATTGTTGAGGAACGTGTAAAAGAAACAGCAGCAATGTATCATGCCAAAGCATATACCAATTATGAAGAATTGCTGCTTGATGAAAGTATTGATGCTATCAGTGTTTGTTTACCAAACTACTTACATGCAACTGTTTCCATTGCTGCGTCAAATGCTGGAAAACATGTTTTATGTGAAAAACCAATGGCAACTTCACGCGATGAAGCGGAACGGATGATTGAAGCTGCAAGTAAAAATAATAAAAAACTAATGATTGGTCATAACCAACGTTTTGTGCCTTCTCATGAAAAAGCAAGACAACTCATTGCAAATGGGGAACTCGGCAAGATTTATAGTTTCCGCACTGCATTTGGTCATTCAGGACCAGAAAGTTGGAGCGTTGATGGTCGTAACAGTTGGTTCTTTAATAAAGAAGAAGCCTTTATTGGTGCCATGGGTGACTTAGGCGTACATAAAACAGATTTAATGCGCTATCTACTGGATGAAGAATTCCAAGAGGTTGCTGGATTTGTCGAAACAAATGCCAAAAAAGATACAGAAGTTGATGATAACGCTGTTTGTGTCTTAAAGACTGAATCAGGTATTATCGGTACATTAGCCGCAAGTTGGGCATATAGTCCAAACTCGGACAATTCGACAGTTATTTACGGAGAGAAAGCGATTCTTCGGTTGGAAGACGATCCAAAGTACTCATTAATCGCGCAATATACAAATGGAGAAGTTGTTAAGTATGAATTGGGTGCTATCCAATCAAATGAAGAAGGTGGACAACATACTTCACATGTTATTGATCATTTTGTATCCGCAATTGTGAATGACACAGAAGTGGCAATTTCCGGCGAAGAGGGTATGAAGTCACTGGAAGTCGTCCTAGCGGCACTAGAATCCAATCAAAATAAAACGATTGTAAGAATCTGA
- a CDS encoding sugar phosphate isomerase/epimerase: MKLGVFAVLFSQKPFEEMLDYVQSAGLQAVEIGTGGNPGNAHCNVDELLASEDKRKEYLDKIHSRGLTISAFSCHDNPVSPNKQVAQNAHETFVKTVKLAQLLDVPVVNTFSGTPGSHEGSKHSNWPISPWPSEYSDIYNWQWEEKLIPYWKEQGKFAEDHGVKIGIELHGGFSVHTPYTLLKLRNATSKAIGANLDPSHLWWQGIDPVAAIKILGKENAIHHFHAKDTFIDQDNVNMHGLTDMQPYGDVQSRAWTFRSVGCGHSIQEWSDMMSALRTYGYDYVVSIEHEDPLMSVDEGFSRAVTNLKSVLIKEQPADMWWV; encoded by the coding sequence TTGAAACTCGGTGTATTTGCAGTATTATTTTCACAAAAGCCATTTGAAGAGATGCTCGACTATGTCCAATCAGCTGGACTTCAAGCAGTAGAAATCGGGACAGGTGGCAATCCAGGAAATGCCCATTGTAACGTAGATGAATTACTTGCCAGCGAAGACAAGCGTAAAGAATACTTGGATAAAATCCATTCACGCGGATTAACAATTAGCGCATTTAGCTGTCATGATAACCCGGTTTCACCAAATAAACAAGTCGCTCAAAATGCGCATGAAACCTTTGTCAAAACGGTTAAACTAGCGCAGTTATTGGATGTGCCTGTTGTGAACACATTCTCGGGAACCCCTGGATCACATGAGGGCTCGAAACATTCGAACTGGCCGATATCACCGTGGCCATCGGAGTATTCGGATATTTATAACTGGCAATGGGAAGAAAAACTAATTCCGTACTGGAAAGAACAAGGGAAGTTTGCAGAAGATCACGGTGTGAAAATCGGGATTGAACTTCACGGCGGATTTTCAGTCCACACACCTTATACGCTGTTGAAACTAAGAAATGCAACTTCAAAAGCAATCGGGGCGAACCTTGATCCAAGCCATCTTTGGTGGCAAGGGATTGATCCAGTCGCCGCAATTAAGATTCTAGGAAAAGAAAATGCGATTCACCATTTCCACGCAAAAGATACTTTTATTGACCAGGATAATGTGAACATGCACGGATTAACGGACATGCAACCTTACGGCGATGTGCAATCGCGTGCATGGACTTTTAGGTCGGTCGGATGTGGACATAGTATCCAAGAGTGGTCGGATATGATGAGTGCTTTACGAACATATGGCTATGATTATGTTGTTAGCATTGAACATGAAGATCCATTAATGTCGGTAGATGAAGGATTTTCACGTGCAGTGACAAATTTGAAATCGGTCCTAATTAAGGAACAGCCTGCTGATATGTGGTGGGTTTAA
- a CDS encoding Gfo/Idh/MocA family protein — MSKIKVGIIGCGHISSIYMKNLPTFDHLELVACADLDINKAYIQAEKYQIPGVYTVKNLLESDNIDLIINLTVPKAHAAVAIEALRNGKHVYGEKPLAVTREEGKMILAVAKETGLLVGSSPDTFLGAGIQTAIHLIESGEIGVPIGASAFMIGRGPEHWHPDPAFFYEQGGGPMFDMGPYYLTALIALLGPIKRLSGLARISYPERTVLSTPKAGAKITVTTPTHISGTLDFVSGAIGNLTTSFDAFGGTSLPSIEIYGSKGTLLVPDPNTFGGTVRLRKRDEEEFIDIELTHNHNENSRGIGVADMAKAIISGDPYRANGELAYHVLEAMHGFHDSSENGLFYQMQSTCTKPEPLPVNNRFTTEK, encoded by the coding sequence ATGAGTAAAATAAAAGTAGGTATAATTGGTTGCGGACATATTAGTTCTATCTATATGAAGAATCTCCCTACATTTGATCATCTTGAACTTGTGGCTTGTGCAGATTTAGATATAAATAAAGCATATATTCAGGCAGAAAAGTATCAAATTCCGGGAGTTTATACTGTGAAAAATTTGTTGGAGAGCGATAATATAGATTTAATTATCAATTTAACAGTTCCCAAAGCACATGCCGCAGTGGCAATCGAAGCCCTTAGAAATGGTAAGCATGTATATGGAGAGAAGCCATTGGCTGTCACGCGAGAAGAAGGAAAAATGATTTTAGCAGTCGCAAAAGAAACAGGATTACTCGTAGGAAGTTCCCCTGACACATTTTTAGGTGCAGGCATCCAAACTGCTATTCACTTAATCGAAAGTGGGGAAATCGGTGTTCCTATAGGTGCTTCCGCGTTTATGATTGGACGTGGTCCGGAACATTGGCATCCAGATCCTGCGTTTTTTTATGAACAAGGTGGTGGTCCAATGTTTGATATGGGTCCTTATTATTTAACTGCACTAATTGCCTTATTAGGACCTATTAAACGACTTTCTGGATTAGCTAGGATTAGTTATCCAGAAAGAACTGTTTTGAGCACACCAAAGGCTGGAGCGAAAATTACGGTAACTACTCCAACGCATATTTCAGGCACACTTGATTTTGTTTCTGGGGCAATAGGAAACCTAACGACAAGTTTTGATGCTTTTGGTGGTACGTCACTTCCCTCAATTGAGATATACGGGAGTAAGGGGACTTTACTTGTACCGGATCCGAATACGTTTGGTGGAACTGTTCGACTTCGAAAACGGGATGAAGAAGAATTTATTGATATTGAATTAACACATAATCACAATGAAAACAGTCGTGGAATTGGCGTTGCTGATATGGCAAAGGCTATTATAAGTGGGGATCCTTACAGAGCGAATGGGGAACTTGCTTATCACGTGTTGGAAGCCATGCATGGTTTTCATGATTCATCTGAAAATGGATTATTTTATCAAATGCAAAGTACCTGTACTAAACCTGAACCTTTACCTGTTAACAATCGTTTTACAACTGAAAAGTGA
- a CDS encoding ROK family protein gives MNVLAIDIGGTSVKLCIADEKGTVTQFKEIESGASKGGPYLVENLIEVISANYTDFEAIGISTAGQVNSEEGSIIFANENFPGYTGMNLREIFGGKFNVPVKIENDVNAAALGEKHFGAGQKFDDFLCLTYGTGIGGAIVINSEVYKGANGSAAEVGHIVAHQGGIKCNCGCIGCYEMYGSTTALVKNALEVDSQYVNGRKIFEGLEKGDEKLEKVLRDWVLEVSYGLVSLTHIFNPPAIIIGGGVMEQESLVELVRAKVKELIISSFTNVEILKAELGNKAGLLGAASLHFTKVK, from the coding sequence ATGAACGTATTAGCGATTGATATCGGCGGGACATCTGTTAAATTATGTATAGCCGATGAAAAAGGAACTGTTACGCAGTTTAAAGAAATTGAATCCGGGGCGTCAAAAGGCGGACCGTATCTCGTTGAAAATCTGATTGAAGTCATTTCAGCAAACTACACAGACTTTGAAGCAATAGGAATCAGTACAGCGGGCCAAGTGAATAGTGAGGAAGGATCAATCATTTTTGCGAATGAAAACTTTCCGGGTTACACAGGCATGAATTTGAGAGAGATTTTTGGAGGAAAATTCAATGTACCGGTGAAAATTGAGAACGATGTGAACGCCGCGGCATTAGGCGAAAAACACTTCGGTGCAGGACAAAAATTTGATGATTTTTTATGTCTTACATACGGAACAGGAATCGGCGGCGCAATCGTCATTAACTCGGAAGTTTACAAAGGCGCGAACGGCAGCGCGGCTGAAGTCGGCCACATCGTTGCACATCAAGGCGGCATCAAGTGTAACTGTGGGTGTATCGGCTGTTATGAAATGTACGGATCAACAACAGCTTTAGTGAAAAACGCGCTTGAAGTCGACTCACAATATGTAAATGGCCGCAAGATTTTTGAAGGTCTAGAAAAAGGCGACGAAAAGTTGGAGAAAGTCCTACGTGATTGGGTTCTCGAAGTTTCATATGGCCTTGTTTCACTAACACACATTTTCAACCCACCAGCCATCATCATCGGCGGCGGTGTGATGGAGCAAGAAAGTTTAGTCGAATTAGTGCGCGCTAAAGTTAAAGAATTAATCATCAGCAGCTTCACTAACGTAGAAATTTTGAAGGCTGAGCTTGGCAATAAAGCGGGGTTACTAGGTGCGGCTTCACTGCATTTTACTAAAGTTAAGTGA
- a CDS encoding YesL family protein has protein sequence MDNNSGFLGALYTLSEWIMKFSITNLLWILFNLPIVYLLITILFMEQLDAVFLLLIPVIILLPFVFFPATTAMFAMVRDWIIKDEGVNQLIKKYWGYYKENYKRSVGNGFLLTAAWVIWAADVYYFYEKNTTMMILFVIMGILLLVFSINLFSVTVHFHLKFSTSLKNALLLTIGSPILFIAVAMSSGFVIYVSFNVFRFIIPFLTGSLIAFLSFSAFYRNYLKLVAKKTE, from the coding sequence ATGGATAACAATTCCGGATTCCTGGGCGCATTATACACGCTCAGTGAATGGATCATGAAATTTTCAATCACAAACTTACTTTGGATTCTATTTAATCTGCCAATCGTATATTTACTTATTACAATTTTATTCATGGAGCAACTGGATGCAGTATTCCTCTTATTGATTCCCGTCATAATATTACTGCCATTTGTATTCTTCCCGGCAACGACAGCAATGTTCGCGATGGTGCGAGATTGGATCATTAAAGACGAGGGAGTCAATCAGCTCATCAAAAAGTATTGGGGCTACTACAAAGAAAACTACAAACGAAGCGTTGGAAATGGATTTCTATTAACCGCTGCATGGGTCATCTGGGCGGCAGACGTCTATTACTTTTACGAGAAAAACACAACGATGATGATTCTCTTTGTCATCATGGGAATTCTATTGCTCGTCTTTTCAATTAACCTGTTTTCGGTCACAGTTCATTTTCATTTGAAGTTTTCCACATCATTAAAAAATGCATTGCTTCTTACAATTGGAAGTCCTATTTTGTTTATCGCAGTGGCAATGAGTAGCGGGTTCGTCATCTATGTTAGCTTTAATGTTTTCCGATTCATCATCCCATTTCTAACAGGGTCACTTATTGCATTTCTCTCATTCTCGGCATTTTATCGAAACTATTTAAAGCTTGTCGCTAAGAAGACTGAATAA
- a CDS encoding ABC transporter substrate-binding protein — protein MKSKKTLISLVSVFLLSIFALVGCSSDDKGKDKASGDQITIDIFQFKVEIKDQFEALAKVYEDENPGVKINVKTVGGGNDYGASLKTSFSSGEEPDIFNVGGPSSVEEYREYLADVSDTKAIEQAIEGTLTGVTDGDEILGLPYNQEGYGLIYNKAIFEKAGLSADDIKTYADLEEAVELLESKKDELGIDAVFALPAKEKWVLGDHISNMFFASDFNDDITEAYNSETIPFNKGDELKRYLDLQNSHSVQPVLSLDYSQQVEQLFSLEKVAMIQQGNWVYNSVYDMDPELAENGIGIFPVPVEGFEGKMPVGVPQYWAINGKSDEKVVQASKDFLDWVYTSETGKNAVLEDFKFIPAYKGYDASKIADPLSQTIYEYAEAGDTLEGWVYQAAPTGWTQESLGVNIQKYLSGDLEWEEVLSQSRAKWEAERK, from the coding sequence GTGAAAAGCAAAAAAACGTTAATTAGTCTAGTTTCTGTATTTCTATTATCTATCTTTGCGTTAGTAGGTTGCTCGTCAGACGACAAAGGGAAAGACAAAGCATCAGGAGATCAAATCACAATTGATATTTTTCAATTTAAAGTAGAAATCAAAGATCAGTTTGAAGCGCTCGCAAAAGTATATGAAGATGAAAACCCAGGCGTAAAAATCAACGTTAAAACGGTTGGCGGCGGTAACGATTACGGCGCATCACTAAAAACATCATTTTCTTCAGGTGAAGAGCCGGACATTTTCAACGTAGGCGGACCCTCAAGTGTTGAAGAATATAGAGAATACTTAGCAGATGTTTCAGATACGAAAGCCATTGAGCAAGCTATCGAAGGAACATTAACTGGCGTAACAGACGGCGATGAAATTTTAGGATTGCCATATAACCAAGAAGGTTATGGATTAATTTATAATAAAGCGATATTTGAAAAAGCTGGTCTAAGCGCAGATGATATTAAAACTTATGCAGACTTAGAAGAAGCGGTTGAATTACTTGAAAGCAAAAAAGACGAGTTAGGCATTGACGCAGTATTTGCATTGCCTGCTAAAGAAAAATGGGTTCTGGGCGATCATATTTCAAATATGTTTTTCGCATCAGATTTTAATGACGATATAACTGAAGCATACAATTCCGAAACAATTCCATTTAACAAAGGCGATGAGCTGAAAAGATACTTGGACTTACAAAACAGCCATTCTGTTCAGCCAGTCCTAAGCCTTGATTATTCACAGCAAGTTGAACAATTATTTTCTTTAGAAAAGGTTGCCATGATTCAACAAGGAAACTGGGTTTACAACTCGGTATACGATATGGATCCGGAATTAGCTGAAAACGGCATCGGGATTTTTCCAGTTCCAGTTGAAGGTTTTGAAGGTAAGATGCCAGTTGGCGTTCCACAGTACTGGGCTATAAACGGAAAGAGCGATGAAAAAGTTGTTCAAGCAAGTAAAGATTTCTTAGATTGGGTGTATACATCCGAGACAGGAAAAAATGCCGTACTCGAAGACTTTAAATTCATCCCTGCTTATAAAGGATACGACGCATCAAAAATTGCAGATCCACTTTCACAAACAATTTACGAATATGCTGAAGCAGGAGACACACTTGAAGGTTGGGTATACCAAGCAGCACCGACTGGTTGGACTCAAGAATCACTGGGTGTTAATATCCAAAAGTATTTAAGCGGTGATTTGGAATGGGAAGAAGTACTATCTCAGTCACGTGCTAAATGGGAAGCAGAGCGTAAGTAA
- a CDS encoding carbohydrate ABC transporter permease, translating into MRNRDFSFWLFLTPVILSLSLVILVPFVYGFIYSFTNWNGMVATEFLGFKNYITLFKDAEFRASIWFTTKFAICSVILLNFLGLGLALLVTRNIKTNNLMRTVFFMPNLIGGLILGFIWQFIFISVFGNLGDLLGIEALTGWLSTTATGFWGLVILTSWQMAGYIMIIYIAYLENIPKDLLEAAEIDGASSFQRFRNITFPLVAPAFTVSMFLTLSNSFQIYDQNLSLTNGGPFNSTQMVAMDIVKTAFTENKMAFAQSKAVIFFIIVAAVAITQVYYNKKKEVDM; encoded by the coding sequence ATGCGAAATCGTGATTTTTCATTCTGGTTATTTTTGACGCCGGTCATCTTGAGTTTAAGTCTGGTTATCCTGGTTCCATTTGTTTACGGATTTATTTACTCCTTTACGAATTGGAATGGCATGGTGGCGACTGAATTTCTTGGTTTTAAGAACTACATCACCTTATTTAAAGATGCTGAATTCAGGGCATCGATATGGTTTACGACTAAATTTGCAATTTGCTCGGTCATTCTCCTGAACTTTCTAGGCTTAGGACTCGCATTACTTGTCACCCGTAATATTAAAACGAATAATTTAATGAGAACCGTTTTCTTTATGCCGAACCTAATCGGCGGACTGATTTTGGGATTCATTTGGCAGTTTATTTTCATCAGCGTTTTTGGAAACTTAGGAGACTTACTTGGAATCGAAGCGTTAACAGGATGGTTGTCAACAACTGCAACTGGCTTCTGGGGACTCGTCATCTTAACGTCATGGCAAATGGCCGGTTACATAATGATTATTTATATCGCTTACTTGGAAAATATACCGAAGGACTTGCTCGAGGCGGCAGAAATCGATGGGGCATCTAGTTTCCAACGTTTTCGCAACATCACATTCCCATTAGTGGCACCTGCTTTCACGGTTAGCATGTTCCTGACCCTGTCCAATTCGTTTCAAATCTATGATCAAAACTTATCCTTAACAAACGGTGGTCCGTTCAACTCAACACAAATGGTTGCAATGGATATTGTGAAAACCGCCTTTACTGAAAATAAAATGGCTTTCGCGCAATCAAAAGCGGTCATTTTCTTCATCATTGTAGCTGCAGTCGCAATCACGCAAGTTTATTATAATAAGAAAAAGGAGGTCGACATGTAA
- a CDS encoding carbohydrate ABC transporter permease translates to MKDKKRNLIIIEIIGLLLALLWISPFYLMIVNAFKTKKEIFSGVLGLPEGFETNNFVQAFKDLDFVNSLFNSVLITVVGVGIIILFSSMAGYALARNKSKLSALLLLLFVAAMLIPFQSVMIPLVSLFSKADMLNRAGLIFMYLGFGSSLSIFLYHGAMTGISNSLDEAAIIDGANKFQVFWHIIFPLLKPISVTVGILNVIWIWNDYLLPSLILSDANATIPIKMFLFFGQYTKQWHLALAGLTIAIIPVIIGYFFAQKQIIEGVSEGAVK, encoded by the coding sequence ATGAAAGATAAGAAGCGTAATCTGATCATCATTGAAATTATCGGCCTCTTGCTTGCATTATTATGGATTTCACCTTTTTACTTGATGATTGTGAACGCATTCAAAACGAAAAAGGAAATATTCTCAGGCGTGCTCGGACTTCCGGAAGGGTTTGAAACGAATAACTTCGTTCAAGCTTTTAAGGATCTGGACTTTGTTAATTCTCTTTTCAACTCCGTTCTCATCACGGTTGTCGGCGTAGGAATTATTATTCTTTTCTCCTCGATGGCTGGATATGCACTAGCTCGGAATAAAAGTAAACTGAGCGCACTTCTACTACTACTTTTTGTAGCGGCAATGCTAATTCCGTTCCAATCCGTTATGATTCCACTCGTATCGCTATTCAGCAAAGCTGATATGTTGAATCGTGCGGGGCTTATCTTTATGTATTTAGGATTCGGTTCGAGTCTATCGATATTTTTATATCACGGTGCAATGACCGGAATTTCGAATTCATTAGACGAAGCGGCAATTATCGATGGTGCCAATAAATTTCAAGTGTTTTGGCATATCATATTTCCATTATTGAAACCGATTTCTGTTACAGTTGGAATATTGAATGTAATTTGGATTTGGAATGATTATCTATTGCCATCCCTTATCCTTTCAGATGCAAATGCGACGATTCCGATTAAAATGTTCTTGTTCTTCGGACAATATACGAAACAGTGGCATTTAGCATTGGCAGGCCTAACAATCGCAATTATTCCAGTGATTATTGGCTACTTCTTTGCACAAAAGCAAATTATTGAAGGAGTATCTGAGGGAGCCGTTAAATAA